The Solenopsis invicta isolate M01_SB chromosome 1, UNIL_Sinv_3.0, whole genome shotgun sequence DNA segment TTCATAGAAATTATCAAGCTACATTAGAATTTTGCATGTCACCAATTTTGTTCGTGTAAATTGGCAAACTCACAATTGCCGACTTATCTCTTTTATTACGAGCGTGCTGTTAAtagatttaaatgtttataagtcAAGTAGTCATATAacttatatcattttaataattttactacaatttaCGATACTATATTTGTCAGTATCAAAGCGTACTAACAATGAGAAAAGGGATAAGCAAATCAGTCGGCATTGATAACGTGCAGACTCTTTAATTTCACATATCGTTTAGCAGCTTTTCgacaagaaagagaaagagtgtaGAAAGCCGGCGGCTAGGAAGCGCATTAAAAAAGCGTAATGTTTGCACGCTCGGCACTCGATTGTTTTATATCGAGGATATTCTACGGGCACGACGACACTTCGACGACGCAAAACTCGTCGCCGACGACGCGTCACATTCATAGAGGCATCTCCGTTAATTGACTAAATTTCTCTCCCCGCATTTGTTCCGGCGTCGTTTAATGAATCAATTTTATGATTGAATCTGTAACCTGCTTGCGCGACAATCATTAACTCACGATTTTCGCATAATTTGCTACGACATTTATTGAGCGTGATCTTACGACGTAAACTAGGCGATGATTAGTTTCAAATACCGTAGAACAATTCTCCCGTTTTATCTTCGTACGGCGCAGAAAGTCATCCCGATTAACGGGATTCTAATTAACGGACTTTAGCGTGTTTGAGCGAAGcgagattattttaaagaaatggaCGCGCGTCGGCGGAGTCGCCGAATTCCACCGGCAAAATATTTCGCACAGCTCGTTGCACCACTCGCatttttttcgttaagtactttgcattatttcttttttcgcaTAGATCAGCCGTCGcgatttttatatcgaaaattGAACAAGctaaatattgattgtaattttGATTATCTATAAAGTTCAATCTAGGTAAGCTGTCTATGTTTTTTATCTGTGAGATGCGAGacttaatttaatgtaatagttttaatataatagttaataGAGAATGTTTAATTACTTTTGTGATATTGTTtctatgatattgcaatgagcAAGATagtgcaaatttattaataaaactttccaatttttttttttttttttctacaaaatttggGAAAATTGCTCTTTGTACTTTACATTCATGATTTTTCTTAGTCTTTTATCAATCTTTCGCAAGcggataaaatttaacattttttgcaaaaagccGTTCTCTTCGGAAAAACGTATGATGAATTacacaaatgtttatttatacaattatgtaaatacaatttaaatataaataataaaatataaatttctctttttggaaaaatattgaacttttgtgattaaaataaaatttaatactatatatatttttatttgcttgaaAGTCcacaaaatttcatttttacgcttaaaaattgttttcatatcTCAAAATCTTTCTTAATATCACGTAATATTCATCTCGTTAATTAATGGCCACTAAATGtactctttttatttatatttaaatcatttattttattttgactaCATAAGCTAATAAcccatattaatatatttatcaattgcAATCTTTATTCATTTCTGTGTCAGAGAGCGAAGCTTTAAGAAACCGTCTTGCGAGTGGTGCCAAGATGCGAGGACGATCCTTGAATAGAGGTGAAAGCGACTTCTTAAGAACGCGTCGTGGTAGAACAGAACGCGATATAAGCGTTGTTGCTCGTAGACGTAGTCGATGTGACGTTAATCGTCGTCGTCGAGGCCGAGGAGTTCCGGCGGAAGTCGCATGTGCCGACAGCATATGGTGAGACAGAGCACTCGCACGGCCAACCGGAATTGGGGGCTTAGTGTGCTGAGCACAACCGCTTTCCAAAAGCTGTTTGTGACTCCCAGCCACACCACGGCAAAGTGTAAAAACGGCACCTAAGGTTGAATAAAATAGGATTAGATTAGAAATATTAACAGATACTTACAAGTGGATCTCCTCTTATACAATTTATGAACAGGATTcactctttattaatttattcttttattatttcttctagcaatttaaaaatcctgattgacatattttttgcattttgtgaAACGCTCTTGAcacaaatgattaaataaataattccaagtcttagtaaataataagaGAGACCGGAGCTATTCGAAACACGGGATAATtcgaaaaaatggaattatccttttatgggtacatgttaaaaatttactttaaatactgtaaacgcgtcttaatgtaacgacgttactaacaaaattttgttggcaacggcgtcatattgcAATCGTTgcagtgaaaaatgtgttttgcgacagtcgaagtaatttctgacagcatttcttcgaaatttaagtaagataaataagagttcttttaaaaactttgaatgtatcgcagttgaatgtatttaaaacatgttgtgtttactttttgctatgtgatgtctatttttgtagatcatacgcaataatgcacAGAGTTAACGTCGCGGTTATTCGAAACACCAAACGTCGAATCGTTGTTCGGGcgattttttctttcatattcgcgTTGTATGtatcaaaatacataatttaatattcaacagATGTAATTACCCAAAATATACGAACAGTCCCTCATTTGTTTCAAAAACGCTGaagcaataaaattctctattgtctatttattcctttttattgtatgcaatttttcctaataatactatatatccttttcttaataaaataaagttttaaaaacagtttctttacattctttgattttaaaacacaaatttcagaATAATCCCGGACTTGTTTCGAATTTTTCCGGGGCTACCCAAGCAACACAGTTAGTTTAagaatacgtttaataaacgttgaaaatcaattttatacgtataaactgaaaaataaacgtttaaaatttgagaCGTTTTTTGTaccaatttaataaacgttataaaaacgttttataagacaatttttaaatgtgttctttcaaatgtaattatataattataataattgagacgtaaaaagtataatataaataagatatttcattatatttaaaagttaataatcttcagagagtttacatataaattttttgtgatttataatgttgtcatcaaaatatctctttatttaaaaatggcacacaagaattgtcagcgtctcagcgtgtcacatcgcattaaaattcgatttaattataatttatgaaatcctgtaatttcggattgaaatggatttaacaagtgagtgctggcgccaccgctaggtggccacgtcgcgggggatcttctcgtgagtagagtgcggccacaggcgttatatctacaACAACGTTTACTTtacaacgtttatttaacgttttttttactAGTGTAAAATACCGTTTTTATACGAGACATTTCGACCggttaataaacgtatttttatacatcacaaAAACGTTTCggctaaacgtttattaaacatttattaaacgtaactGTGTTGCTTGGGTAGTCGAAACACTTGGCACTggttgacatttttatatgtacaatagtTTAAAGCAAGTATATTTCCGTGTTCTACCTATAActgcattgtgaaggggaaggttcaacctttcaaaccatCTAACTTTCTTTTCAAATGAATACAGGACTCGGGAGACGCAAAAGAAACAAAGTGTTTCGAATAACCCTGGTCCCCTCTATGcacatgataaaaatttaaacaacaaaGAAGTAAAGTTTATttcagatatattaaaaataaaaaatgtcacgtacaagtaaatataagaaaaatatataatactatattttattctatacctTCTCTTTTTTAGAAGTGTTACATAAAGTATGCTTTTGCATGCAAACTTCTTACGCTTACTAGCGAGCATTCTCTATTAACCTACTTTGCTTTGCAAACATGCCGATCTACATTTTTAATCGTCTCATTTTCAATGCGTTTTTTCACAAAGTTTACAGTTATTTTCAGATCATATCAATGTCAAGCGAGTGTCATTACAGTCGTCCTAATACCaataatttttctccaaaaaatttattataattttaataaaaatgttataccaccaacaaaataaaaatatctataaattgtattatttttttccataattaaaaaagtagctgttatattaatcaaattttatagatACTTTAATTAGAAGAAGTCAGTCAAACAcaaatttagatattattttttatttattgcgctTGGTATTAGGCTACTTTAGCTTTTCAAttgattgtaaatttattactttgtaatataataaatttatttatagataagtGTTATTTAATgctattaaaattacataaatcaattatagaaataattaattaatcttataaCGTTATTATCattgaatgaaaattatttataatataatttaataatatttatttataattttagtgatatttataaaatatttataatttaattttctatacacaattattttatacctAGTTGttaacttaaaagaaaaaaaaataattacactaattttaaaaataaatatgtaatcttaaaatattagcatATTGTAAATTCATAAGTTATCTTTTCTTGAAAATCAGATTTAAGTTCAATTATTGACTAAAGTGTTCTTTTtctcaacaaattctttacagtaataatatttaGGGGAGAAAGTTCTCATTGACATCATTGTTATagtagatatttattattgctattagtaaattaattattaatttaatattgtgatattattattcttatttaacttTAGAACTATGATTTAAGACCGAGAATTTGTTCGACGCACAGTTTGAtgaacttaaaaatgtatagaaaatcacacaagaaatatcagcTATGATCAAATAGGTTATTTCttattgaaatgttttcttATGTcagtctatattttaatattattattagtagtagtagtagtagcagCAGTGGTAATAATTACAGTACATTTATCTTTAGAGTAAGAAACCCAAAGTTGATTTCCGCGCCTAATTTGACTCCTCTAAGAGTACTTAATTTTATCCCAAggcaacattttctttttcatatttgtgAAAACCATTAAAGTTATAAGTTACTTTTTACACATTTCAGGGCTACGTTCCGTActgcaataattaaaaagctATAGCATACATAACGTAAACGACAATATTATTGTAGTAGTTTTTCAATTAATGTAGTACGGTTTTGGAACGCAGATGGATATTGGATACTTTAATTGATGTCATAAAGTGTGTACATCCGAGCaaacgcaaaaaatttttttgcgatttttgcaTGGattcgtattatatttatagattctaatatttatatcttttaaagcttgaaataatttttgatattttcatgtataaatatcatctgaatatataaaattaaattttttcaacctTTTTGGgtgttttgacattttaatttttcacattttattttgtttatagtaACTTTTTGATTATAGAACTTTTAAGTTAAAGTCAATGTATGTGAATTTGTACaagttttgtttattaattttgaagaacgAGAGGAGATCAAATTTCGGCTTCTTACTCTATAACATTCAATTCCAAATATTAATCTAGttgtttgcaaaaattattaccTGAGGAGATCCGTTAACGACTGTATATATCCTTAACCCGGCATATGGCGCCCATGATATCCAAAAAGCCATTACTAGGACGAAGGACATAATGTGACTCGGATTGCTTAGATTTTCCGATAACGCAGTAGCGTACTCCTTGTCATGGATTAGAACGCCGGACTTTAGTCGTCTCATCGTGGAGAATATGTAGAAGTACGTGTAGACGATGGTGATGACAGACGGCCCCAATACGAGAATGGACAGCGTGATGGTATATGCGGCCATGTTTCCCCAATCGAGCATGCAGATGAAGGCCTCGCGGTCGAAGATCGGTTTGTTGAAACCGAGTAAGGGCGGGCAGCACATCATCGCCACGCTGATCCATGTGAAGACCATCCAGCATTGGCATCGGGTTTTCGTCTGTACTGTCTCGTATCTCAATGGTTTCCTGCAAAAGTCACACATTTGAAGTCGTCTGTAGAAAGATCTTATAAAATCCAAATCGTAGATGTAAAGTTTTGCAAAATAGAGCTCtgcaattaaaaagtaataatatagcAATGTCTAATGTAATAGCAACGATATCTATAATATGTAACGAATATAATAAGATTTGTATTAACGCATTATGTCAATATGATAACTATTTATTGCTAACGccagatatataatataatcgtAATGTTTATATTATAGTTACGATAACATATCTATTATGTTATGTAACATACCTGATAGCCAGATAGCGATCCACGGAGATCCACATAAAGGTGTATACTGATACCGCCCAAAGTGTGACTTCCAAGTAACCGACGAGTCGGCACACGATGTCTCCGTAGACCCATCTTCGAACCAATGCTGGATACACCGAGAGCGGAACCACCAACACACCACATAGAAGATCTGCCGAGGCGAGTGATAACAAATAGTAGTTTATCACCTCGGAGGGgcctgaaaataaaatattcttaatatataaaatgtcatTATCATCGCCTATTTGTTCACTGATATTAGTTCATTatgcttatttatttatttttattgacatAGATCAGTCTATTATTaagaacaaaacaattttatgatTTCCAAAATTTTCACAGAACCATAGCAATGAAAGCATACGAAaactctaaaaaaatatttatatatcaaaaataatatacttatattaggaatttgatattttaaaatatttaccattagaagaatgttgaaatttatatcatacaaataaacattataaCAAGAATACAAGTCTAGCAAGAAAacgtaaaattcaaaaatgggaaaattaaaaaattgtcaaatttgcaaaaatgtacattattaatTCTGATGTACTAAGtccataacattttttattaataataaagtgatACTATCTTCAcgattttttaacagaaaagtGTATATACCACCAGAGAAAATGGAAGTATATCTATGTTGAGTACATgcttatctaacaataagtataattCTAAAATCGacattgcaaatattataatatataatatggtACGATGCGAATGCAAAGAATTTCATCTTACCGCGGAAGTTGAGGTAGGTGATGATAATGAGGAGATTCGAGACGATGATGGCGACGGCGACCACGAAGATAAGACTCGCCTGTATGAGAGCCTCCAACGAGTGCTCCTCCATGCCGCCACCCTTTCGAGCTGCATCCCCCCACCCGCCCTTAAATGCTTTTACCCTTCACCCTTTTCGCGATCTTTTCGCTGCTAGGTACTGCACCTTCCTAGGAGCTTATATAGTTGTCCTCTGCACGTCTTATCTTCTTCGTTCTACGTACGCGTTCTTAAAACTACCCCGCACTCTTGGAAAGGACGTTTAAAGTCCTTAGGCAAATAAGTCCTTGATACTGGAGTTACGTCTTCGAGGATCTTGATATACAATCGATGTAACCGTATCActgtaaatttgaaaaaaaattattttgtatacgtatattgcaaatattaattttatgtgcatTTCTTGTAAATTTATTGCATACAACTGATTAGAGTAAATACATCTTTTGCatagaaagaatttttaaacatttttaacatttaatttattacatgtacacaaattaattaataacaaaaaattagtaCATTAATAAGATGAAGGCTTTATTGctgaataaagaaaatatatattgcctAAGAGAATTTCAGTaaacgtaaaatttaaaaaatcttttaacttCGCAAAGTTAAAGTAGATAGACCTAACTACAGaacaattatttactttatatttatgctGAGAATACAAATGGTTTTAAGGAAAAACTTTTCTCAAAAGGATTGGTTTTTACTTTTCTAAGCAAATAAAAActgttttcaataaaagttttacgatTTTATAAGTACTTTACAATAACAtgtttaacatttttgaaaatgttaaattgaatgaatttagaaaatgtaaatttttttaaaatatcctatttacttttttttaaattttatattatctttttaaactttttaaaagcataattaaagtttatttcatactaaaagtataataaagttatatatttcaaaaacacatttttgagaaataagctGAAAATGTCTTCATATGAATATTATCTGAATCAATTCTATTAGCTTGTTTGACAATGATGTTTCTCTCTATTTGCAATTTTAGTTAATGTATggtaataaaatgaatatttttaataaaataagtggttttgttatattatatattttgcagaTAATCACAGTATATTATAAGGAAAAAACCAAAGTTATCaattagataatttatttagatctttaataaaaaattaaatgttaaggTCAATTAAAGGTCAATTAGCCACTAAAACTGTTTATCACCTTCAATAGCAAATTACTTGGAGATTTATTTACTCTATATATTTACTCTATAtccatgtaaaatttttcaaaacttcaaaaattgatatattttttaatttgtagttGTCAAACTTTTCTCGTAGTGGATAAATATACATCTTgaagtttgtaaaaattataaaaattatacaattttttttaagtcagTTTTTTGTGTCTAAAGATCACGATCTCTACTTGATTCATGTTTATGCATGGTTCATAGTGACTTTTGGCAAAAATATTCTCGACGGTTTGCCATTTCCTTCTGAGAGATGGTAATCAATTGAAAATCTGATACGTTTTGGGTAGAGGCGTTCTTTGGCACAGAGAGCAAATCCGCAGCTCTTATACCATcatattatataactataaaaatgtatttaattgaacaatttattttaaaaatatctataatataaaattatttgatattatttattatattatattattaattattaaatgttgtcttaaagttttttaaaatctcttttaaaattaatataattcaattttctgaaataaatgttatgcaataatttaagaatatttaattttaatatttgaataaaaattattaacaattatttagtcttagcatttaaaaaaaattacaacagaaataatttagtaattacaaaaaaaaaaaattaattaatttgtcttAAAGCAAATACTAAGAAAAATAACGAAATTCTAAATTAAGACCATCACGCGTGCTATTCATTTTCAAGTTTGAGGTCAGTGTGTCAATCCAGTTTGGTTTTAGAAGTGAAGAGCGGAGAAGCAGGAAAGGTTACATAGGAAAATTGCATTCCGAAGGGTAGATCGGTTGGATAACGTATGAAACGAGCGTATTGGATAAGTTTCTGGATCGTTCGTGTCGATAATACACGCCGCCGCCAGAGACTTTTCTCCCTTTTTATTTTCTCGCGAAAGCCACGTAATTCTTCCCTTGTGGGAACACCTCGCAGACTATCCGCACGACAGTTTCCCTCCCTTAGTATCGACCGCCATTCATAATTTAGCTGAGTCGATCCTGAATGGAGGGGTGTATCGTATAGCATCATGCCGTCTGTCGTGTTTCCCGAATTAAAATGGAACTTTCACGTTTTATGCATGACACATTGTCACGTGACATCATCGATGACACAAAGTAGAAGCGTAATATGTACtggtttatattataatataaatataataaaagactATCGAGACAGTTGCAGACTGCACTTTCATCTAAGAGAACATTGTGCTTCATGTAATTATTCaaggatattatttttaattaaaatgcgtCTATTATATaggaatataattaattgactctttatttgtaacattcaaatgtttataatattattcaaattaaattttgtgtaagtctaaaaattaaatgtaagtttcttaaaaattaaaggtacgatataagatatttaattttttattttttaattatacaaattaaaaaaattatttacttgtgagtataatatttaagtatttattctttattacgctacattatttttatctgtatgaattgtataaacatttttctaatttataattgtaatattcaatattacaatattatataatttatttgtaatattttatggtGTCAtgcataaaagtatttaaaaactgtagAATTTATTTGGGTTGTTTTAGGTTTGCTAAACAAATCAGAAATTtacgtgtaaataataaaaaatttttttgcacaattaaatcattttcaaaattctttactttaattcttttagTGTTTATGCTGtttacaaatgtataaaattacatgattgttaattgtaaaatattttatagtcaACATAATCTCAATTGTTTTTAGTTAATCAATTGTTTCTATAAAACaaagagtataaaaaatttgtttatttcaaaaataaacttaacgTTGAGTTACAATCTTCGATCAAACTTTTGTCGAGCATTATATAGTTCTTTTTATTGACTCGAATTGGCCTTTCAGCAGATTCGCTACTAGCAACAATTCAAAATCAACTACAACTCTAACTGATGCGTAGGTGTATGGCTACGTGAAGGCGACGTAATCAACTCGGAAATCAATATACGCCACAATTATCGTTTATGGTTACTTAATTATGAACAAAACGTTGTAAGCATCGACATGCaacaattgaaattttgttacataaagAGTAACTTAATAAAGTTTTGAGTATGTTACGATTAATTACGCTCGTTGTTCCTTCGCTTCGTTTGCGACGCCGTCGAAGATATCGTTACCACATGTATCGATAACTTCAACAGCGCGTGACTTCACTATCGATTTTTCCAATTTAGTCCTCTTTTATCAAACGTATAATAAAGAAGATACGATACAGGTATTGACTTACGAGATTGTCGGAATACGAAATAATCACTAACACTTTTTATTTGTCGACGGTGATATTGATCGCTAAAACGTGTCGCAGAAAACGATTTCGATTGTagcaaaatttagaaaatagttaaaaatagtgcaacatgtattatacatatattaaaaatacgtattatatattaaacatatgaTTGATACTTATTCTATAAACTAAATAGATTTGAGAATatgtttctttatataaattatattaataaaatgtttttaaaatttttgaatattgaaatattttacagcagaattgtaattataatttatgtttcttttttattgtagaTGTCGACATAACTAGATACAATACTGTCTTGCAAAGATGCAATAGTTCTATGATGTGGAAATGATATGTTTATTAAaacgatatatatgtataataaaattagaaaaagcaataagtagttttttattattgttgtaaaaactaattattgttattcgttaattgtaaatataagggaataacaacaatttacttttacaaacataatttttgtatatatatttttacatacatagtaaaatggaatttttaaaaatatttgtttttttattcttacagaTAAACATAATCTCTTAAATGGAAAGCATCCATTATCTTATCAACTGTTATCTTAAGCAgttcaaatatataatactataagaGCGTTTCTGGGCGCAAAGTAGGAGGAGaaatgtcaatataatattagtattttatcatgccaatataatatttgtataaatggGATGTACGTGAGCTCGAACTTGCGATCTGTCTATCGGTCACAGAACCACACGACTCATTCCGATACATAGAAAAGGAGAAGGAAGTAATATGAcacttattttcattttattgaataactttgttaataatcaatattatatgttggaacttgaacgattacatttgtcaaattGTGTTGTTTAACAGACATTCAAAGTAATGAACTATTTGttacttaggacgtgatttataaacactgtgacgcactgcataatcggtggaagagaAAAAAGGGTGGTAATAT contains these protein-coding regions:
- the LOC105194339 gene encoding G-protein coupled receptor 52, which translates into the protein MEEHSLEALIQASLIFVVAVAIIVSNLLIIITYLNFRGPSEVINYYLLSLASADLLCGVLVVPLSVYPALVRRWVYGDIVCRLVGYLEVTLWAVSVYTFMWISVDRYLAIRKPLRYETVQTKTRCQCWMVFTWISVAMMCCPPLLGFNKPIFDREAFICMLDWGNMAAYTITLSILVLGPSVITIVYTYFYIFSTMRRLKSGVLIHDKEYATALSENLSNPSHIMSFVLVMAFWISWAPYAGLRIYTVVNGSPQVPFLHFAVVWLGVTNSFWKAVVLSTLSPQFRLAVRVLCLTICCRHMRLPPELLGLDDDD